Proteins encoded in a region of the Thiohalorhabdus denitrificans genome:
- a CDS encoding prepilin-type N-terminal cleavage/methylation domain-containing protein — MTRGPACSLDSSGRGFSLVELLVAMAVVGLLLGAVFLTFTNFLTESANQASLSAQSLDVRTGLNHVHRDLASAGMGIPDGDMENAVAGTASAVTIRSTGVSGRDDDNDNPAGQVAVLQSGPSAHGLPDNSSGVVLTPAREYVADTLTDTTNNELHELDVSLKSPKLFYVSRTNPNYYEREYRLSDSCSKTTGDCGSCADGTPDLIYDDTNGGSGPAVECVADFRVRYGFQLSNGEIDFSSEDPNDEPSGVDDLLPDALKVGMVVQVGSEYRNEVRTESPVEYADADLQTGGGVGLSTEQQQYRWKVVEWTVPLPNIPR, encoded by the coding sequence GTGACCCGTGGCCCGGCTTGTTCCCTGGATTCCTCCGGGCGGGGATTCTCCCTCGTCGAGCTGCTGGTGGCCATGGCCGTGGTGGGCCTGCTGCTCGGGGCGGTGTTCCTGACCTTTACCAACTTCCTGACCGAGAGCGCAAACCAGGCCTCCCTGAGCGCCCAGAGCCTCGACGTCCGCACCGGGCTGAACCATGTCCATCGGGACCTTGCCTCCGCCGGGATGGGCATCCCGGATGGGGACATGGAAAACGCAGTAGCCGGTACCGCATCCGCGGTAACCATTCGCTCCACCGGGGTTTCCGGGCGTGACGACGATAACGACAACCCGGCCGGGCAGGTGGCGGTTTTGCAGTCGGGGCCGAGTGCCCACGGCTTACCGGACAATTCATCGGGCGTGGTGCTGACCCCGGCCCGGGAATACGTGGCGGATACCTTAACCGACACCACCAACAACGAGCTCCACGAGCTCGACGTCAGCCTGAAGAGCCCCAAGCTCTTCTACGTGAGCCGGACAAACCCTAACTACTACGAGCGGGAATACCGACTGAGTGACTCCTGTTCGAAGACAACGGGGGACTGCGGGTCGTGCGCGGACGGGACTCCGGACCTGATTTACGACGATACCAACGGAGGGTCCGGGCCGGCGGTGGAGTGCGTGGCGGACTTCCGCGTTAGGTACGGGTTCCAGCTGAGCAACGGGGAAATCGACTTCTCCAGCGAGGATCCGAACGACGAACCCTCCGGCGTGGACGATCTCCTGCCGGACGCGCTGAAGGTAGGGATGGTGGTGCAGGTGGGCAGCGAATACCGCAACGAGGTGCGCACCGAAAGCCCGGTGGAATACGCGGACGCGGATCTGCAAACGGGAGGCGGGGTGGGACTGAGCACCGAACAGCAGCAATACCGATGGAAGGTAGTGGAATGGACCGTACCCCTGCCCAACATACCCCGATGA
- a CDS encoding thiazole synthase, producing the protein MTQSSDPLIIAGREFYSRLLVGTGKYADLEQTRAAVEASGAEIVTVAVRRTNIGQQADEANLLDYLDPARYTILPNTAGCFTAEDAVRTCRLARELGGWDLVKLEVLGDEKTLYPDLWETAKAAETLIAEGFQVMVYTMDDPIACKRFEEMGCAAVMPLAAPIGSGLGIQNRYNLRIILEQANVPILVDAGVGTASDVAVALELGCDGVLLNTAIAEAGDPVRMATAMRQGVEAGRNAYLAGRMSKRLYGSASSPLDGTFF; encoded by the coding sequence ATGACGCAGAGCAGCGATCCCCTGATCATCGCCGGCCGGGAGTTCTACTCCCGGCTGCTGGTGGGAACCGGCAAGTACGCCGACCTGGAGCAGACCCGGGCGGCCGTGGAGGCGAGCGGCGCAGAGATCGTCACCGTGGCGGTGCGCCGCACCAACATCGGCCAGCAGGCGGACGAGGCCAATCTCCTCGACTACCTCGACCCGGCCCGTTACACCATCCTGCCCAACACGGCGGGGTGCTTTACCGCCGAGGACGCCGTGCGCACCTGCCGGCTGGCCCGCGAGCTGGGCGGCTGGGACCTGGTGAAGCTGGAGGTGCTCGGCGACGAGAAGACCCTGTATCCCGACCTGTGGGAAACGGCCAAGGCCGCGGAGACTCTGATCGCGGAGGGCTTCCAGGTGATGGTCTACACCATGGACGACCCTATCGCCTGCAAGCGCTTCGAGGAGATGGGCTGCGCCGCGGTTATGCCCCTGGCCGCGCCCATCGGCTCCGGCCTGGGGATCCAGAACCGCTACAACCTGCGCATCATCCTGGAGCAGGCCAACGTGCCGATCCTGGTGGATGCGGGGGTGGGCACCGCCTCGGACGTGGCGGTGGCCCTGGAGCTGGGGTGCGACGGGGTACTCCTCAACACCGCCATCGCGGAGGCGGGGGATCCGGTGCGCATGGCCACGGCCATGCGCCAGGGCGTGGAGGCCGGCCGCAACGCCTACCTGGCGGGGCGCATGAGCAAGCGGCTCTACGGCTCCGCCTCCTCGCCGCTGGACGGGACCTTTTTCTAA
- a CDS encoding oxidative damage protection protein, which yields MARTVHCVYLGREAEGMDRPPLPGELGQRIYNNVSKEAWQQWLQHQTMLVNEMRLNLMDPKAQQYLQAQMEHFFFGEGAEMPEGYVPPDEKS from the coding sequence ATGGCGCGCACGGTGCACTGTGTCTACCTGGGACGGGAGGCCGAGGGCATGGACCGCCCGCCCCTGCCGGGGGAGCTCGGCCAGCGCATCTACAACAACGTCTCCAAGGAGGCCTGGCAGCAGTGGCTGCAGCACCAGACCATGCTGGTGAACGAGATGCGCCTGAACCTGATGGACCCCAAGGCCCAGCAGTACCTCCAGGCCCAGATGGAGCACTTCTTCTTCGGCGAGGGCGCCGAGATGCCCGAGGGGTACGTGCCGCCGGACGAGAAGTCCTAG
- a CDS encoding FMN-binding protein: MANRTRLSRLPAALPLVLALLVGGLSAGRAEVLMGKEEALAAGLPGAAEVEKETLYLSEEERAEIQERADAKLESRLFTVYKGLDGDTVTGYAFIDTRTIRTKPATFMVVLSPEGKVRQARVLAWEEPPEYKPGERWLAQFEGHGLEPHTRLGGEIQSMSGASLTSRTLTDGVRRALAVHTVKLAEYR, encoded by the coding sequence ATGGCGAACCGAACGAGGCTGAGCCGGCTGCCGGCCGCCCTGCCCCTGGTTTTGGCGCTGCTGGTGGGCGGCCTTTCCGCCGGCCGCGCAGAGGTGCTGATGGGCAAGGAGGAGGCGCTGGCCGCCGGCCTGCCGGGGGCGGCGGAGGTGGAGAAGGAGACCCTGTATCTCTCCGAGGAGGAGCGTGCGGAGATCCAGGAGCGCGCCGACGCCAAATTGGAGAGCCGGCTGTTCACGGTCTACAAGGGCCTGGACGGCGACACCGTCACCGGCTACGCCTTCATCGACACGCGCACCATCCGCACCAAGCCCGCCACCTTCATGGTGGTCCTGAGCCCGGAGGGCAAGGTCCGCCAGGCCCGTGTGCTGGCCTGGGAAGAGCCGCCGGAATACAAGCCCGGTGAGCGCTGGCTGGCCCAGTTCGAGGGCCACGGCCTGGAGCCGCACACCCGGCTGGGCGGCGAGATCCAGTCCATGAGCGGCGCCAGCCTTACCTCCCGGACCCTTACCGACGGCGTGCGCCGGGCCCTGGCCGTGCACACGGTCAAGCTGGCGGAGTACCGCTGA
- the thiS gene encoding sulfur carrier protein ThiS, giving the protein MEIWVNGEARTVTEGSTLRALVEELGLDPQGVAVEVNHEVVPRSTHAGHVLEEGDRVEVVRAIGGGAR; this is encoded by the coding sequence ATGGAGATCTGGGTGAACGGGGAAGCCCGGACCGTTACCGAGGGCAGCACCCTGCGTGCCCTGGTCGAGGAGCTGGGCCTGGACCCCCAGGGCGTGGCCGTGGAGGTGAACCACGAGGTGGTGCCCCGCAGCACGCATGCCGGGCACGTCCTGGAGGAAGGGGACCGCGTGGAGGTGGTCCGCGCGATAGGGGGCGGGGCCCGCTGA
- a CDS encoding prepilin-type N-terminal cleavage/methylation domain-containing protein: MVEQRGFTLIELLVAMAIIAILAAIAWPSYTAWQQREGLTEGTMYLKSALSAARARSIQSGLTCGCPPGVAENGNCGASAVQGSCTSRLYGVELDSVNNRVRLMRLCDDDGEICQGTTATSATASRSVEWHQEFSRYVSIDQTDTATNVLDNGLFFDKAGRVSGSAGSIFLQAGGQERCVVVSNSGRIREGVPDGTGDCD, encoded by the coding sequence GTGGTGGAACAGCGTGGTTTCACCCTCATTGAACTCCTGGTGGCGATGGCCATCATCGCCATCCTGGCGGCCATCGCCTGGCCGAGCTACACGGCTTGGCAGCAGCGGGAGGGCCTGACCGAGGGCACCATGTACCTGAAGTCGGCCCTGTCCGCGGCCCGCGCACGGAGCATCCAGAGCGGCCTGACCTGCGGCTGCCCGCCGGGTGTCGCGGAGAACGGGAACTGTGGTGCCAGCGCGGTACAGGGAAGCTGCACCAGCCGGCTGTACGGGGTGGAGCTGGACTCGGTAAATAACCGGGTACGGCTAATGAGGCTCTGTGATGACGACGGGGAGATCTGCCAGGGCACCACGGCCACGTCGGCAACGGCCTCGAGGTCCGTGGAATGGCATCAGGAGTTCAGCCGGTACGTGAGCATCGACCAGACGGATACTGCGACAAACGTCCTGGACAACGGCCTCTTCTTCGACAAGGCAGGCCGGGTCTCCGGCAGTGCCGGCTCCATCTTCCTGCAGGCGGGCGGCCAGGAGCGCTGCGTGGTGGTGTCCAATTCGGGCCGTATACGGGAGGGGGTGCCGGATGGTACCGGAGACTGCGACTAG
- a CDS encoding BolA family protein gives MDAETVKAKIQAELPEAQVVVQGEGDRFGVLVVAEEFEGMPRVKQHRKVYGALGEELKSELHALEVKTFTPEQYRAMVEANNPS, from the coding sequence ATGGACGCGGAAACGGTTAAGGCCAAGATCCAGGCCGAGCTGCCGGAGGCCCAGGTGGTCGTCCAAGGCGAAGGGGACCGCTTCGGCGTGCTGGTGGTGGCCGAGGAATTCGAGGGCATGCCCCGGGTCAAACAGCACCGGAAGGTCTACGGCGCCCTGGGCGAGGAGCTCAAGAGCGAGCTTCACGCCCTGGAGGTGAAGACGTTCACCCCGGAGCAGTACCGGGCCATGGTCGAGGCCAACAATCCCAGCTAG
- a CDS encoding ABC transporter ATP-binding protein, producing the protein MSQAAISIQGIRKSFGRLQALKGIDLEVQKGEFFGLLGPNGAGKSTLISTIAGLVVPDGGRVEVLGHDTVRDFRQARRSIGVVPQEVVYDPFFTVEEVIRNQAGYFGVRNMGGWLDELLNALELDDKRDANMRQLSGGMKRRVLIAQALAHRPSIAILDEPTAGVDVELRHSLWEFAQRLNDEGMTVVLTTHYLEEAEELCDRIAIIHHGEVQALDTKDALLARDTTRSLCVTLADAGAEVPEILAPFVAEREGRQVRLRFDKEEHNPVELLNRFQDAGIAVTDLQTGSPSLEDVFRRLTGEQLSPEDVT; encoded by the coding sequence ATGAGCCAGGCAGCCATCAGCATCCAGGGCATCCGCAAGAGCTTCGGCAGGCTCCAGGCCCTGAAGGGCATCGACCTGGAGGTCCAGAAGGGCGAGTTCTTCGGCCTGCTTGGACCCAACGGGGCGGGCAAGTCCACCCTTATCAGCACCATCGCCGGCCTGGTGGTGCCCGACGGCGGCCGGGTGGAGGTGCTCGGCCACGACACCGTCCGGGACTTTCGCCAAGCCCGCCGCAGCATCGGCGTGGTGCCCCAGGAGGTGGTCTACGATCCCTTCTTCACCGTGGAGGAGGTGATCCGCAACCAGGCCGGCTACTTCGGCGTGCGGAACATGGGCGGCTGGCTGGACGAGCTGCTGAATGCCCTGGAGCTGGACGACAAGCGGGACGCCAACATGCGCCAGCTCTCCGGCGGCATGAAGCGGCGGGTCCTGATCGCCCAGGCCCTGGCCCACCGGCCCTCCATCGCCATCCTCGACGAGCCCACCGCGGGGGTGGACGTGGAGCTGCGCCACAGCCTCTGGGAGTTCGCCCAGCGCCTGAACGACGAGGGCATGACGGTAGTGCTCACCACCCACTACCTGGAGGAGGCGGAGGAGCTCTGCGACCGCATCGCCATCATCCACCACGGCGAGGTGCAGGCCCTCGACACCAAGGACGCGCTGCTGGCCCGGGACACCACCCGCTCCCTGTGCGTCACCCTGGCCGACGCCGGCGCGGAGGTTCCGGAGATCCTGGCGCCCTTCGTGGCGGAGCGGGAGGGCAGGCAGGTGCGCCTGCGGTTCGACAAGGAAGAGCACAATCCCGTGGAGCTGCTCAACCGCTTCCAGGACGCCGGCATCGCCGTCACGGACCTGCAGACCGGTAGCCCCTCGCTGGAGGACGTTTTCCGCCGCCTCACCGGCGAGCAGCTCAGCCCCGAGGATGTCACATGA
- a CDS encoding ABC transporter permease, with protein MMEFNLTGFLTLLRKEVMRFWKVGVQTVFSPMVTTLLYLLIFSYVLEDRVNVYPGVSYTEFLVPGLMMMSIIQNAFANSSSSLIQSKVTGNVVFILLPPLSSLEFYLAFVLAAAIRGMLVGVSVYIVAIFFVDLSLDHLGAILLFAFLASSVMGAFGVIAGIWAEKFDQIAAFTNFFVVPLSFLSGVFYSINDLPAFWRGVSHLNPFFYMIDGFRAGFIGHSDVSLAFSFAFVVGFLVLLSAAALWMLGTGYKMRS; from the coding sequence ATGATGGAGTTCAACCTCACCGGCTTCCTGACCCTGCTGCGCAAGGAGGTGATGCGCTTCTGGAAGGTGGGGGTACAGACCGTGTTCTCCCCCATGGTCACCACCCTCCTGTACCTGCTCATCTTCAGCTACGTGCTGGAGGACCGGGTCAACGTCTACCCGGGGGTGTCGTACACGGAGTTCCTGGTGCCCGGCCTGATGATGATGTCCATCATCCAGAACGCCTTCGCCAACAGCTCGTCGAGCCTGATCCAGTCCAAGGTCACCGGCAACGTGGTCTTCATCCTGCTGCCGCCCCTGTCGAGCCTGGAGTTCTACCTGGCCTTCGTGCTGGCCGCAGCCATCCGGGGCATGCTGGTGGGGGTGAGCGTTTACATCGTGGCCATCTTCTTCGTGGACCTGAGCCTGGACCACCTGGGCGCCATCCTGCTGTTCGCGTTCCTGGCCAGCTCGGTGATGGGCGCGTTCGGCGTCATCGCCGGCATCTGGGCGGAGAAGTTCGACCAGATCGCCGCCTTCACCAACTTCTTCGTGGTGCCCCTGTCCTTCCTTTCCGGGGTGTTCTACTCCATCAACGACCTGCCCGCCTTCTGGCGCGGCGTCTCCCACCTCAACCCCTTCTTTTACATGATCGATGGCTTCCGGGCGGGCTTCATCGGCCACTCGGACGTCTCCCTGGCCTTCAGCTTCGCCTTCGTGGTGGGCTTCCTGGTGCTGCTCTCGGCGGCGGCGTTGTGGATGCTGGGCACGGGCTACAAGATGCGGAGCTAG
- the hemF gene encoding oxygen-dependent coproporphyrinogen oxidase produces the protein MVQAYMRDLQDRICADLEALDGGAAFREDAWDREGGGGGRTRVIEEGNLIERGGVNFSAVHGDRLPESASARRPELAGQPFLATGVSLVLHPRNPYVPTVHMNVRFFDAGTAWWFGGGADLTPYYGFEEDAAHFHRTLKDACDGYDPDYYPRFKAWCDDYFTIKHRGEMRGVGGIFYDDLNDGWEQTFGFTRAVGDAFLPAYRPIAERRRDTAYGERERQFQLMRRGRYVEFNLVYDRGTLFGLQSGGRTESILMSMPPLAAWQYDWRPEPGSPEAELQERFLKPRDWVGEKG, from the coding sequence ATGGTGCAGGCCTACATGCGGGACCTCCAGGACCGCATCTGCGCCGACCTGGAGGCCCTGGACGGCGGAGCCGCCTTCCGCGAGGACGCCTGGGACCGCGAGGGCGGGGGCGGAGGCCGCACCCGGGTCATCGAGGAGGGCAACCTCATCGAGCGCGGGGGGGTCAACTTCTCCGCCGTCCACGGCGACCGACTGCCCGAGTCCGCCAGCGCCCGCAGGCCCGAGCTGGCCGGTCAGCCCTTCCTGGCCACCGGGGTCTCGCTGGTGCTCCATCCCCGCAATCCCTACGTGCCCACGGTGCACATGAACGTGCGCTTCTTCGATGCCGGTACCGCCTGGTGGTTCGGTGGCGGGGCGGACCTGACCCCGTATTACGGCTTCGAGGAGGACGCCGCGCACTTCCACCGTACCCTGAAGGACGCCTGCGACGGCTACGACCCCGACTATTACCCCCGCTTCAAGGCGTGGTGCGACGATTACTTCACCATCAAGCACCGCGGCGAGATGCGCGGCGTGGGCGGGATCTTCTACGACGACCTGAACGACGGCTGGGAGCAGACCTTCGGCTTCACCCGGGCGGTGGGGGACGCCTTCCTGCCGGCCTACCGGCCCATCGCCGAGCGGCGCCGGGACACCGCCTACGGCGAGCGCGAGCGGCAGTTCCAGCTCATGCGGCGGGGGCGCTACGTGGAGTTCAACCTGGTCTACGACCGGGGCACCCTGTTCGGTCTGCAGAGCGGGGGCCGCACGGAGAGCATCCTCATGTCCATGCCGCCCCTCGCCGCCTGGCAGTACGACTGGCGCCCGGAGCCGGGCAGCCCCGAGGCGGAGCTGCAGGAGCGGTTCCTGAAGCCCCGGGACTGGGTGGGGGAGAAGGGGTAG
- a CDS encoding type II secretion system protein: MVPETATREAGFTLIEALIAMSVFAIGAAMLFPAMYTWVEATGLSIQRDEAMRVLTRAEDTLTYSSGAVWDSQETYDRYDDALNGLGTVSYSQWDQFSPPDMPITYEVETAVVGVTDTAGNVASRVMRVRVQWTSPGGGTETASRILQRNGDLL; encoded by the coding sequence ATGGTACCGGAGACTGCGACTAGGGAAGCGGGTTTCACCCTGATCGAGGCCCTGATCGCCATGAGCGTCTTCGCCATCGGGGCGGCCATGCTGTTCCCGGCCATGTACACCTGGGTGGAGGCCACCGGCCTGTCCATCCAGCGGGACGAGGCCATGCGGGTGCTCACCAGGGCCGAGGATACCCTGACCTATTCCTCCGGGGCGGTCTGGGACTCGCAGGAGACCTATGATCGCTACGATGACGCCCTGAATGGGCTTGGAACCGTGAGCTATTCCCAATGGGACCAGTTCTCCCCCCCCGATATGCCCATTACCTACGAGGTGGAAACGGCGGTGGTGGGCGTCACGGACACCGCCGGCAACGTGGCCAGCCGCGTCATGCGGGTCAGGGTCCAGTGGACCTCCCCAGGCGGGGGGACGGAGACCGCCTCCCGTATCCTCCAGCGCAACGGAGATCTCCTGTGA
- a CDS encoding protein-L-isoaspartate O-methyltransferase family protein, with protein sequence MDFDKARRNMIESQVRTWEVLDDRILNALDRVPRHEFVPEESREWAYIDYQVPLGIGEHMLSPLVEARLLQELRLSPEDKVLEVGTGTGYVTALLAELAKEVWSVEVTPGFKVEAEQRLGARGYDNVRVEVGDGSRGWERQGPYDAILVTGAMPYLPEEFKEQLNRGGRLVCILDNDPPVQEAYRITRLGEDAFSEEALFELEGIPHLRGVEKKKEFVF encoded by the coding sequence ATGGACTTCGATAAGGCACGCCGGAACATGATCGAGTCCCAGGTCCGTACCTGGGAGGTGCTGGATGACCGCATCCTGAACGCGCTGGACCGCGTTCCCCGCCACGAGTTCGTTCCGGAGGAGTCCAGGGAGTGGGCCTACATCGACTACCAGGTGCCGCTCGGGATCGGGGAGCACATGCTCTCCCCGCTGGTGGAGGCCCGCCTGCTCCAGGAGCTGCGCCTGAGCCCCGAGGACAAGGTGCTGGAGGTGGGTACCGGTACCGGCTACGTCACCGCCCTGCTCGCCGAGCTGGCCAAGGAGGTCTGGAGCGTTGAGGTAACCCCGGGCTTCAAGGTGGAGGCCGAGCAGCGGCTGGGCGCCCGTGGCTACGACAACGTCCGCGTGGAGGTGGGGGACGGCTCCCGGGGCTGGGAGCGCCAGGGGCCCTATGACGCCATCCTGGTCACCGGCGCCATGCCCTACCTGCCCGAGGAATTCAAGGAGCAGCTCAACCGGGGAGGTCGGCTGGTGTGCATCCTCGACAACGACCCTCCGGTCCAGGAAGCGTATCGAATCACCCGCCTCGGAGAGGACGCCTTCAGCGAGGAGGCCCTGTTCGAGCTGGAGGGGATCCCCCACCTGCGCGGGGTGGAGAAGAAGAAGGAATTCGTCTTCTAG
- the mutY gene encoding A/G-specific adenine glycosylase produces the protein MHPFAKDLLEWYRQHGRSLPWRGLDDPYPVWVSEIMLQQTRVETVRPYFRRFLERFPTIRDLADADEDEVLALWSGLGYYSRARNLHAAARRIRNEHDGVFPRDYADVVALPGIGPSTAGAILSSACNQPLPILDANVKRVLARVAVEREYPGRSPVERRLWEEARQRTPARNARDYNQAIMDLGATLCTSKRPLCDSCPVRRHCGAHAEGLAEALPTRAPRKEKPVREAWLALVESEDGLLLERRPSTGFWGGLWCPPLVEKDGHTSEDARATLEARLGARLEPEERLPAFRHTFSHFHLDLHPLRLTWGGQSGLADAERTFARRGDRDRLGLPAAIIPWVENVP, from the coding sequence ATGCACCCCTTCGCCAAGGACCTGCTGGAATGGTACCGGCAGCACGGCCGGTCCCTGCCGTGGCGGGGTCTTGATGACCCCTATCCCGTCTGGGTCTCGGAGATCATGCTCCAGCAGACCCGGGTGGAGACCGTGCGCCCCTATTTCCGCCGCTTCCTGGAGCGCTTTCCCACCATCCGTGACCTCGCCGATGCCGACGAGGACGAGGTCCTGGCCCTATGGTCGGGATTGGGCTACTACAGCCGCGCCCGCAATCTCCATGCCGCGGCCCGGCGCATTCGCAACGAGCACGACGGAGTCTTTCCCCGGGACTACGCGGATGTGGTGGCCCTGCCGGGGATCGGGCCCTCCACCGCCGGAGCCATCCTGTCTAGCGCCTGCAACCAACCGCTGCCCATCCTGGATGCCAACGTTAAGCGGGTCCTCGCCCGGGTGGCGGTGGAGAGGGAATACCCCGGCCGTTCCCCCGTGGAGCGGCGCCTGTGGGAGGAGGCCCGGCAGCGCACGCCGGCCCGCAACGCGCGGGACTACAACCAGGCGATCATGGACCTGGGGGCCACCCTCTGCACGTCCAAACGGCCCCTCTGCGACAGCTGTCCTGTGCGTAGGCACTGCGGCGCCCATGCGGAGGGGCTGGCCGAAGCCCTCCCAACCCGCGCCCCCCGCAAGGAGAAGCCCGTGCGGGAGGCCTGGCTGGCCCTGGTGGAGTCGGAGGATGGCCTGCTCCTGGAACGGCGCCCCTCCACGGGCTTCTGGGGCGGGCTCTGGTGTCCTCCCCTGGTGGAGAAGGACGGCCACACCTCCGAGGACGCCCGCGCAACTTTGGAGGCACGGCTGGGTGCGCGACTGGAGCCGGAGGAACGGCTGCCGGCCTTCCGTCATACCTTCAGCCACTTCCACCTGGACCTCCATCCCCTTCGCCTCACATGGGGTGGACAGTCGGGCCTGGCGGACGCCGAACGGACCTTCGCCCGCCGAGGGGACCGGGATCGGCTGGGCCTGCCCGCCGCCATCATCCCCTGGGTGGAAAACGTTCCTTGA
- the grxD gene encoding Grx4 family monothiol glutaredoxin: MDTAVNEKIEGYVNGHKVVLFMKGTKDFPQCGFSGRAVQILQNLGVDFQDVNVLEDNSVREGIKEYADWPTIPQLYIDGEFVGGSDLMLEMYQNGELETMLK; the protein is encoded by the coding sequence ATGGATACAGCGGTTAACGAGAAGATCGAGGGCTACGTCAACGGCCACAAGGTGGTCCTGTTCATGAAGGGCACCAAGGACTTCCCGCAGTGCGGCTTCTCCGGGCGTGCGGTGCAGATCCTCCAGAACCTGGGTGTGGACTTCCAGGACGTGAACGTGCTGGAGGACAACAGCGTCCGGGAGGGCATCAAGGAATACGCCGACTGGCCCACCATCCCGCAGCTCTACATCGACGGCGAGTTCGTCGGCGGCAGCGACCTGATGCTGGAGATGTACCAGAACGGTGAGCTGGAGACCATGCTGAAGTAG